Within the Staphylococcus argenteus genome, the region ATCCTTTTTTTGATAGTAACGCTCCATAGCAATGACTGCAGAAGGATGATTTGCAAATAAATGATTTGTATATTCGCTTTCTAAGTCTACACGATAGTTAATTGATGACATTGATACTTTTGCTAATAATATTTGATCAAGTGGATGCTTAAATTGATCCATACTTGAAGCGTGTTGGGCATTCGTTTGTGGAATAACGAAGTGTCCCTTCCCTCTTGTACTCTCTACGATGCCATCTTCGGCCAACAATTTTATAGCTTGGCGCAAAGTCATACGACTGACCTCAAAGCGTGCACATAATTCCTTTTCAGTAGGCAGTGCATGGCCACTCGGATATTTTCCTATTTGAATTTCTTTATATAACGTATTATAAATCGTTAAAAACTTTGGTTGTGTTTGCGTCACGTAGCCAACCTCCATAAAGTTACTTTATCACTTTCATCATACAATAATTTTTACTGAATTTGGCAAAATAATAAAAATTAAGCACCGAGTTTACTTAAAAATGGAATTTGCATAGTGCTAGTTTGTATTACTGTAAAATGTTCTAAATATTGTCATAATGTAATGCTTGAAAGCGCTTTTAAAAAATATTATTATATACATGGTTAGACAAATAGACAAATTACTATACAAATATTGGGAGGAATATTTTATGAAATCAACACCACACATCAAGCCGATGAATGACGTCGAAATTGCAGAAACGGTTCTATTGCCAGGAGACCCGTTACGAGCAAAATTCATTGCAGAAACATATTTGGACAATGTGGAACAGTTCAATACCGTGAGAAATATGTTTGGTTATACTGGAACTTATAAAGGTAAAAAAGTTTCTGTTATGGGTTCTGGAATGGGAATGCCATCCATTGGAATATACTCTTATGAGTTAATTCATACATTTGGTTGTAAAAAATTAATCCGTGTTGGTTCTTGTGGTGCAATGCAAGAAAATATTGATTTATACGATGTAATTATTGCACAAGGTGCTTCTACCGACTCAAATTACGTGCAACAATATCAGTTGCCAGGACATTTTGCACCGATTGCTTCTTATCATTTATTAGAAAAAGCAGTTGAAAAAGCACGTGATAAAGGTGTGCGCCATCATGTAGGAAATGTATTATCAAGTGATATTTTCTATAACGCGGATACAACTGCAAGTGAGCGTTGGATGCGTATGGGTATTTTAGGTGTAGAAATGGAATCAGCTGCATTATATATGAATGCGATTTATGCTGGAGTTGAAGCATTAGGTGTGTTTACAGTGAGTGACCATTTAATTCATGCTACGTCAACAACACCTGAAGAAAGGGAACGTGCATTCACTGATATGATTGAAATTGCACTGTCATTGGTGTAGATAATTATGAATAATGTTGAATATTCTAAAATAAAGAAAGCAGTACCTATATTATTATTCTTATTTGTATTCAGTTTGGTTATAGACAATTCATTCAAATTGATTTCTGTAGCTATTGCTGATGACTTAAATATCTCTGTAACAACAGTAAGTTGGCAAGCAACTTTAGCAGGTTTAGTTATTGGTATTGGTGCTGTTGTATACGCCTCTTTATCAGATGCGATTAGTATACGTACATTATTCATTTATGGCGTGATATTAATTATTATCGGATCAATTATTGGTTATATTTTCCAACATCAATTCGCATTACTTTTAGTTGGACGTATTATTCAAACTGCAGGTTTAGCAGCTGCGGAGACATTATATGTAATATATGTGGCAAAGTATCTTTCTAAAGAGGACCAGAAGACTTACCTTGGCTTAAGTACGAGTAGTTATTCCTTGTCATTAGTTATCGGAACATTATCAGGTGGATTTATTTCTACGTATTTACACTGGACAAATATGTTTTTAATTGCATTAATCGTAGTATTTACGTTGCCATTCCTATTTAAACTATTGCCAAAAGAAAATAATACAAATAAGGCACATCTTGATTTTGTTGGCTTAATTCTAGTGGCAACTATAGCTACAACAGTCATGCTGTTTATTACGAATTTTAATTGGTTATACATGATTGGTGCTTTAATTGCGATTATCGTTTTTGCACTATATATTAAAAATGCTCAACGTCCATTAGTAAATAAATCATTTTTCCAAAATAAACGTTATGCTTCCTTTTTATTTATTGTGTTTGTTATGTATGCAATTCAACTAGGATATATATTTACATTCCCATTTATCATGGAGCAAATTTATCACCTTCAACTAGATACAACATCACTTTTATTAGTGCCGGGCTATATAGTAGCAGTGGTTGTTGGTGCATTAAGTGGTAAAATTGGTGAATACCTTAATTCAAAACAAGCGATCATTACAGCGATAATTTTAATTGCTTTAAGTTTGATTTTACCTGCATTCGCAGTAGGTAATCACATTTCAATCTTTGTTATTTCTATGATATTCTTTGCAGGTAGCTTTGCTTTAATGTATGCTCCATTACTTAATGAGGCTATTAAAACAATTGACCTTAATATGACAGGTGTAGCTATTGGTTTTTACAATTTAATTATAAATGTGGCGGTATCAGTAGGTATTGCAATTGCAGCAGCTTTAATTGATTTTAAAGCATTAAATTTCCCGGGTAATGATGCATTAAGTTCACATTTTGGTATCATTTTAATCATCTTGGGCTTGATGAGCATTGTCGGATTGGCTTTATTTGTTATCTTAAACCGTTGGACACAATCTGAAAAATAAATAGATATAAATTCGCGAGATATATTCGTATTTATAGTAAAATTAAGTTAATAGACTATATAACACGAGGAGTAATAAGTATGAAATTTGAAAAATATATAGATCACACATTGTTGAAACCTGAATCAACACGCGCGCAAATCGACAAAATTATCGATGAAGCGAAAGCATACAACTTTAAATCTGTATGTGTCAATCCAACGCATGTTAAATATGCAGCGGAGCGTCTAGCTGATTCAGACGTGTTAGTTTGTACTGTGATTGGCTTCCCATTGGGAGCATCGACAACTGCAACGAAAGCATTTGAAACGGAAGATGCGATTCAAAATGGTGCAGATGAAATTGATATGGTTATCAACATTGGCGCATTAAAAGATGAGCGTTATGATGATGTACAACAAGACATTGAAGCTGTAGTTAAAGCCGCAAAAGGTCACACAGTGAAAGTAATTATTGAGACGGTATTGTTGAACCGTGATGAGATTGTAAAAGCGAGTGAGTTAACCAAAGCAGCTGGTGCAGACTTCGTTAAAACATCAACAGGTTTTGCAGGTGGCGGTGCGACAGCAGAAGACGTTAAATTAATGAAAGACACAGTAGGTGCGGATGTAGAAGTAAAAGCATCAGGTGGCGTACGCAATTTAGAAGATTTTAACAAAATGGTTGAAGCGGGAGCAACACGTATTGGTGCGAGCGCAGGCGTTCAAATTATGCAAGGCTTAGAAGCAGATTCAGATTACTAATATATATAAATTTCGGGAGTGATAGTTATGACAAGACCATTTAATCGTGTGCATTTAATCGTAATGGATTCAGTAGGAATTGGTGAAGCGCCAGACGCAGCTGATTTTAAAGATGAAGGTTCACATACTTTAAGACATACTTTAGAAGGTTTCGAACAAACTTTACCAAATCTTGAGAAGTTAGGTCTAGGGAACATTGATGATTTACCGGTAGTAAAATCTGTTGAGCATCCAGAAGCGTACTATACAAAATTAAGCGAGGCTTCAGTTGGTAAAGATACTATGACTGGACATTGGGAAATTATGGGATTAAATATTATGCAACCATTTAAAGTATATCCTAATGGTTTTCCAGAAGAATTAATTCAACAAATTGAAGAAATGACGGGTCGTAAAGTTGTTGCCAATAAACCAGCATCAGGTACACAAATTATTGATGAGTGGGGCGAGCACCAAATGAAAACAGGTGACTTAATTGTTTACACAAGTGCAGACCCAGTATTACAAATTGCTGCACATGAAGACATTATCCCATTAGAAGAGCTATATGATAT harbors:
- a CDS encoding GntR family transcriptional regulator, producing the protein MEVGYVTQTQPKFLTIYNTLYKEIQIGKYPSGHALPTEKELCARFEVSRMTLRQAIKLLAEDGIVESTRGKGHFVIPQTNAQHASSMDQFKHPLDQILLAKVSMSSINYRVDLESEYTNHLFANHPSAVIAMERYYQKKDNHSKYADAFCFTFIPLNVIDTFKVNTQNEDDMKIFVEQTIYNNAYRSDLKMSITKAPHFKNQSHVFDGDMHCWLIIETLYAQTPYPIMINKWYIPQDISELTLTRIRQSDY
- the deoD gene encoding purine-nucleoside phosphorylase — encoded protein: MKSTPHIKPMNDVEIAETVLLPGDPLRAKFIAETYLDNVEQFNTVRNMFGYTGTYKGKKVSVMGSGMGMPSIGIYSYELIHTFGCKKLIRVGSCGAMQENIDLYDVIIAQGASTDSNYVQQYQLPGHFAPIASYHLLEKAVEKARDKGVRHHVGNVLSSDIFYNADTTASERWMRMGILGVEMESAALYMNAIYAGVEALGVFTVSDHLIHATSTTPEERERAFTDMIEIALSLV
- the tet(38) gene encoding tetracycline efflux MFS transporter Tet(38), with the translated sequence MNNVEYSKIKKAVPILLFLFVFSLVIDNSFKLISVAIADDLNISVTTVSWQATLAGLVIGIGAVVYASLSDAISIRTLFIYGVILIIIGSIIGYIFQHQFALLLVGRIIQTAGLAAAETLYVIYVAKYLSKEDQKTYLGLSTSSYSLSLVIGTLSGGFISTYLHWTNMFLIALIVVFTLPFLFKLLPKENNTNKAHLDFVGLILVATIATTVMLFITNFNWLYMIGALIAIIVFALYIKNAQRPLVNKSFFQNKRYASFLFIVFVMYAIQLGYIFTFPFIMEQIYHLQLDTTSLLLVPGYIVAVVVGALSGKIGEYLNSKQAIITAIILIALSLILPAFAVGNHISIFVISMIFFAGSFALMYAPLLNEAIKTIDLNMTGVAIGFYNLIINVAVSVGIAIAAALIDFKALNFPGNDALSSHFGIILIILGLMSIVGLALFVILNRWTQSEK
- the deoC gene encoding deoxyribose-phosphate aldolase produces the protein MKFEKYIDHTLLKPESTRAQIDKIIDEAKAYNFKSVCVNPTHVKYAAERLADSDVLVCTVIGFPLGASTTATKAFETEDAIQNGADEIDMVINIGALKDERYDDVQQDIEAVVKAAKGHTVKVIIETVLLNRDEIVKASELTKAAGADFVKTSTGFAGGGATAEDVKLMKDTVGADVEVKASGGVRNLEDFNKMVEAGATRIGASAGVQIMQGLEADSDY